From Cyprinus carpio isolate SPL01 chromosome A7, ASM1834038v1, whole genome shotgun sequence, a single genomic window includes:
- the LOC122145802 gene encoding group 3 secretory phospholipase A2-like, giving the protein MLLHLQDTRIGSLFLAVNLLVVGYCCSAVTIQKPAPFCILIKSEQTSSQVSFLIHSPDTTASPLFYWSKWTSEKRLEGCFMSGDGTLVTRYRSLCRQERARDNEKPLHFNLSALLEDASLCDVNTFFNFTLHKEHISQGQQMDSSAKSRQKRAWVFPGTFWCGRGTSAKDYEQLGMFVHADRCCRDHDHCEHIIRSFSVNFGVFNPTLFTLSHCDCDRR; this is encoded by the exons ATGTTACTACATCTCCAAGATACACGAATCGGAAGTCTGTTTCTTGCTGTTAATCTTTTAGTAGTGGGATACTGTTGCAGTGCGGTAACAATTCAGAAACCTGCACCATTTTGCATCCTCATTAAATCAGAACAAACGAGTTCTCAGGTGAGCTTTCTCATCCACTCACCGGACACCACAGCATCTCCTCTCTTTTACTGGAGCAAGTGGACATCAGAGAAACGCCTTGAAGGTTGTTTCATGAGTGGCGACGGGACACTGGTTACGCGTTATCGGTCACTCTGCCGTCAAGAGCGCGCACGGGACAATGAGAAACCACTGCACTTCAACTTAAGCGCGCTACTGGAAGATGCCAGTCTGTGTGACGTGAACACGTTTTTCAATTTCACTTTACACAAAGAACACATATCTCAAGGCCAGCAGATGGATTCAAGTGCAAAAAGTCGCCAAAAACGCGCGTGGGTTTTCCCGGGAACATTTTGGTGTGGACGCGGCACCAGCGCCAAGGACTATGAACAGCTGG GTATGTTTGTGCACGCAGATCGATGCTGTCGAGATCACGATCACTGTGAGCACATCATCCGCTCGTTTTCTGTGAACTTCGGGGTGTTCAACCCCACTCTGTTCACTCTCTCACACTGTGACTGTGACCGCAGGTGA
- the LOC122145484 gene encoding uncharacterized protein LOC122145484, translating to MVGYSFFNILKLRCFELIQRRQCTQYNWFGLCTMVQTAPVAVLKDSTPYNSTSLTNENSGTIDLSCNEVPIKRSQSGKQRTSKPKRIQFAKDRKTCAPVDYAKGETFQLSQKLVSQIEKRNKLQTNGNGKGRKKSLVSQRNASREEKKMVTQKFKMETTLQSTHRTPKASVTHSPSTSSKTKLLTGTRSKQMSIAKSEARTLQNKRKRGKKKKPHKEKRIQTPKP from the exons ATGGTGGGCTACAGTTTCTTCAACATCCTGAAGCTCCGCTGCTTTGAGCTGATCCAAAGGAGGCAATGCACACAGTACAACTGGTTTGGATT GTGCACAATGGTCCAGACTGCACCTGTGGCAGTATTGAAAGATTCAACACCGTACAATTCTACCAGTCTGACTAATGAGAACAGCGGCACCATTGACCTTTCATGCAATGAAGTGCCAATCAAACGGTCACAAAGTGGCAAACAAAGAACCTCTAAACCGAAACGAATTCAATTTGCAAAGGATCGAAAAACCTGCGCTCCAGTGGACTATGCAAAAGGGGAAACGTTTCAGCTAAGTCAAAAGTTGGTGAGCCAAATTGAAAAAAggaataaactacaaacaaatggaaatggaaaaggAAGAAAGAAGTCACTCGTTTCCCAAAGGAATGCAtccagagaagaaaagaaaatggtaACTCAGAAGTTCAAAATGGAAACTACTCTTCAAAGCACCCACAGAACCCCAAAAGCAAGTGTCACTCACTCCCCCTCAACCTCATCTAAAACGAAATTACTTACGGGCACTCGGTCCAAACAAATGTCCATAGCTAAATCAGAAGCAAGGACACTTCAAAAtaagagaaaaagaggaaaaaagaaaaagccccACAAGGAAAAACGAATTCAAACCCCGAAACCATGA